The Streptomyces sp. NBC_00162 genome window below encodes:
- a CDS encoding aldehyde dehydrogenase family protein yields MKAHDGMYIGGAWRPAAGRDRIEVVNPADEQVIAEVPAGSADDVDAAVRAARAALPGWAATAPAERAALIGALRDVLLARKGEIAQTITAELGSPLGFSEMVQVGAPIAVASSYAELGASYAFEERLGNSTVLLEPIGVVGAITPWNYPLHQVVAKVAPALAAGCTLVLKPAEDTPLTAQLFAEAVHEAGIPAGVFNLVTGTGPVAGQALAAHEGVDLVSFTGSTAVGKQIGATAGAAVKRVALELGGKSANVILPGADLAKAVATGVGHVMNNTGQSCNALTRMLVHRDQYEEAVSLAAAAVATYPSGDPTDPATRLGPVVNAKQHERVRGYIAKGVEEGARLVAGGPDAPHERGYFVAPTVFADVTPEMTIAQEEIFGPVLSILPYEDEEDALRIANGTVYGLGGAVWAADEETAVAFARRMDTGQVDINGGRFNVLAPFGGYKQSGVGRELGPHGLAEYLQTKSLQF; encoded by the coding sequence ATGAAGGCCCACGACGGGATGTACATCGGCGGTGCCTGGCGGCCCGCCGCCGGACGCGACCGGATCGAGGTCGTCAACCCGGCCGACGAGCAGGTCATCGCCGAGGTCCCGGCCGGCAGCGCCGACGACGTGGACGCTGCCGTACGAGCCGCCCGCGCGGCCCTTCCCGGCTGGGCCGCCACGGCTCCGGCCGAGCGGGCAGCCCTGATCGGCGCGCTCCGGGACGTGCTGCTCGCCCGCAAGGGCGAGATCGCCCAGACCATCACCGCCGAACTCGGCTCCCCGCTGGGCTTCTCGGAGATGGTCCAGGTCGGGGCGCCGATCGCCGTGGCCTCCTCCTACGCCGAGCTCGGGGCCTCGTACGCCTTCGAGGAGCGGCTCGGCAACTCCACCGTGCTGCTCGAGCCGATCGGTGTGGTCGGGGCCATCACGCCCTGGAACTACCCGCTGCACCAAGTCGTTGCAAAGGTGGCACCCGCTCTCGCCGCCGGCTGCACCCTCGTCCTCAAGCCGGCCGAGGACACCCCGCTGACCGCACAGCTCTTCGCCGAAGCCGTGCACGAGGCGGGCATCCCGGCCGGAGTCTTCAACCTGGTGACCGGAACCGGTCCGGTCGCCGGGCAGGCCCTGGCCGCGCACGAGGGAGTCGACCTCGTCTCCTTCACCGGCTCGACCGCTGTCGGCAAGCAGATCGGCGCCACGGCCGGCGCCGCCGTCAAGCGGGTCGCCCTCGAGCTGGGCGGAAAATCGGCCAATGTCATCCTGCCCGGGGCCGACCTGGCCAAGGCCGTCGCCACCGGCGTGGGCCACGTCATGAACAACACCGGCCAGAGCTGCAACGCGCTCACCCGCATGCTCGTCCACCGGGACCAGTACGAGGAGGCCGTCTCGCTCGCGGCCGCCGCCGTCGCCACGTACCCCAGCGGCGACCCCACCGACCCGGCCACCCGCCTGGGCCCGGTCGTCAACGCCAAGCAGCACGAGCGCGTGCGCGGATACATCGCCAAGGGCGTCGAGGAAGGCGCGCGCCTCGTCGCCGGCGGCCCCGACGCACCGCACGAGCGGGGGTACTTCGTCGCCCCGACCGTGTTCGCCGACGTCACGCCCGAGATGACCATCGCCCAGGAGGAGATCTTCGGCCCCGTGCTGTCGATCCTCCCCTACGAGGACGAGGAGGACGCGCTGCGCATCGCCAACGGAACCGTCTACGGCCTGGGCGGCGCGGTCTGGGCCGCGGACGAGGAGACGGCCGTGGCCTTCGCCCGCCGCATGGACACCGGACAGGTGGACATCAACGGCGGCCGCTTCAACGTGCTCGCGCCCTTCGGCGGCTACAAGCAGTCGGGCGTCGGCCGCGAACTGGGGCCGCACGGCCTGGCGGAGTACCTCCAGACCAAGTCCCTGCAGTTCTGA
- a CDS encoding Zn-dependent alcohol dehydrogenase: protein MVRAAILPAVGAPLEIREIVLPDPGPGQVRVRLTAAGVCHSDLSLTNGTMRVPVPAVLGHEGAGTVLAVGEGVAHVAPGDGVVLNWAPSCGECHHCSIGEVWLCANALTGVGAVYAHDAQGTELHPGLNVAAFAEETVVAANCVLPAPAGIPLAEAALLGCAVLTGYGAVHHSAQVRPGESVAVFGVGGVGLAALQAARIAQAGPIVAVDVSPAKEELARAAGATDFVLASDTTAKQMRALTGGQGADVAVECVGRAETIRGAWESTRRGGRTTVVGIGGKDQQVTFHALEIFHFARTLTGCVYGNSDPARDLPVIAEHVRAGRLDLGALVTDRITLDGIPAAFDAMLAGKGGRSLVVF, encoded by the coding sequence ATGGTCCGCGCCGCCATCCTGCCCGCCGTCGGAGCCCCGCTCGAGATACGGGAGATCGTGCTGCCCGATCCCGGCCCCGGGCAGGTCCGGGTCAGGCTCACCGCAGCCGGGGTCTGCCACTCCGACCTCTCCCTCACCAACGGCACCATGCGGGTGCCCGTCCCCGCCGTCCTCGGCCACGAGGGCGCGGGTACGGTCCTCGCCGTCGGGGAGGGCGTGGCCCACGTCGCCCCCGGCGACGGGGTGGTGCTCAACTGGGCCCCGTCCTGCGGGGAGTGCCACCACTGCTCCATAGGCGAGGTCTGGCTCTGCGCCAACGCGCTCACGGGCGTCGGAGCCGTCTACGCGCACGACGCGCAGGGCACCGAGCTGCACCCGGGGCTGAACGTGGCCGCGTTCGCCGAGGAGACCGTCGTCGCGGCCAACTGCGTGCTGCCCGCGCCCGCCGGTATACCGCTCGCCGAGGCCGCCCTGCTCGGCTGCGCGGTCCTCACCGGCTACGGCGCCGTCCATCACAGCGCCCAGGTCCGCCCGGGCGAGTCGGTGGCCGTGTTCGGCGTCGGCGGGGTCGGCCTGGCCGCCCTCCAGGCGGCCCGGATCGCCCAGGCGGGCCCCATCGTCGCCGTCGACGTCTCCCCGGCCAAGGAGGAACTGGCGCGGGCGGCGGGAGCCACCGACTTCGTGCTCGCCTCCGACACCACCGCCAAGCAGATGCGCGCGCTGACCGGCGGCCAGGGCGCGGACGTCGCCGTGGAGTGCGTCGGCCGGGCGGAGACCATCCGCGGAGCCTGGGAATCCACCCGCCGCGGCGGCCGCACCACGGTCGTCGGCATCGGCGGAAAGGACCAGCAGGTCACCTTCCACGCGCTGGAGATCTTCCACTTCGCCCGCACCCTCACCGGCTGCGTCTACGGCAACAGCGACCCCGCCCGCGACCTCCCGGTCATCGCCGAACACGTCCGCGCGGGCCGCCTCGACCTCGGCGCCCTCGTCACCGACCGCATCACCCTCGACGGCATCCCGGCCGCCTTCGACGCCATGCTGGCGGGCAAGGGCGGCCGCTCCCTGGTCGTCTTCTAG
- a CDS encoding TetR/AcrR family transcriptional regulator produces MARPRKPLLSRARIVEAAGALVDAEGLEAVSTRRLAAALGVSGPSLYNHFRTKDEILDAVADAVSARVDLSMFEAGRLDWRGALHAWAHSYRDALADHPNIVPVLARGPGRRPAGLRLADAVFGAMTEAGWPPAQATRIGALMRYFILGSAVASFARGFVDDETAYDPADYPHLGQAHLLAERQHEVDEGAFDTGLAALLDGLALQYEALKETG; encoded by the coding sequence ATGGCCAGACCGCGCAAGCCCCTCCTCAGCAGAGCCCGCATCGTCGAGGCGGCGGGTGCGCTGGTGGACGCGGAGGGGCTGGAGGCCGTCTCGACGCGCCGGCTGGCGGCCGCGCTCGGGGTCAGCGGGCCGTCCCTGTACAACCACTTCCGCACGAAGGACGAGATCCTGGACGCGGTGGCGGACGCGGTGAGCGCGCGGGTCGACTTGTCGATGTTCGAGGCCGGCCGCCTGGACTGGCGGGGTGCCCTGCACGCCTGGGCCCACTCGTACCGGGACGCCCTGGCCGACCATCCGAACATCGTCCCGGTGCTGGCACGCGGCCCGGGGCGCCGCCCGGCGGGGCTCCGGCTGGCGGACGCGGTCTTCGGCGCGATGACGGAGGCGGGCTGGCCCCCGGCGCAGGCGACCCGGATCGGCGCGCTGATGCGGTACTTCATCCTGGGCTCGGCGGTGGCCTCCTTCGCCCGGGGTTTCGTGGACGACGAGACGGCATACGACCCGGCGGACTACCCCCACCTGGGCCAGGCCCATCTGCTGGCCGAGCGCCAGCACGAGGTGGACGAGGGCGCCTTCGACACGGGCCTGGCGGCGCTGCTGGACGGGCTGGCCCTCCAGTACGAGGCGCTGAAGGAGACGGGCTGA
- a CDS encoding acyl-CoA dehydrogenase family protein: MNLELSEEQSAVRRLAREFTEREVVPYAAEWDRAESVDRAIVKKLGALGFLGLTVPEEYGGSGGDHLAYVLVTEELGRGDSAVRGIVSVSLGLVAKTIAAWGTEEQKHAWLPRLCSGDALGCFGLTEPGTGSDAGSLTTRAVREGDSYVLSGSKMFITNGTWADVVLLFARTGDEPGHRGVSAFLVPADAPGLTRREIHGKLGLRGQATAELALDGVRVPVSAMLGPEGKGFSVAMSTLAKGRMSVAAGCVGIAQAALDAAVSYAAQREQFGKPIAHHQLVQELIADISVDVDAARLLTWRVADLIDRGQPFATESSTAKLFASEAAVRAASNALQVHGGYGYIDEYPAGKLLRDARVMTLYEGTSQIQKLLIGRARTGVSAF; encoded by the coding sequence GTGAACCTGGAGCTGAGCGAGGAGCAGAGCGCCGTACGCCGGCTCGCCCGCGAGTTCACCGAGCGCGAGGTGGTCCCGTACGCCGCCGAATGGGACCGCGCCGAGAGCGTGGACCGGGCCATCGTGAAGAAGCTCGGCGCGCTCGGCTTCCTCGGCCTGACCGTCCCCGAGGAGTACGGCGGCTCCGGCGGCGACCACCTCGCCTACGTCCTGGTCACCGAGGAACTCGGCCGCGGCGACTCCGCCGTGCGCGGCATCGTCTCCGTCTCCCTCGGCCTGGTCGCCAAGACCATCGCGGCCTGGGGCACCGAGGAGCAGAAGCACGCCTGGCTGCCCCGCCTCTGCTCCGGTGACGCGCTCGGCTGCTTCGGCCTGACCGAGCCCGGCACCGGCTCCGACGCCGGCAGCCTCACCACCCGCGCCGTGCGCGAGGGGGACTCGTACGTCCTCAGCGGCAGCAAGATGTTCATCACCAACGGAACCTGGGCCGACGTCGTGCTGCTGTTCGCCCGCACCGGCGACGAGCCCGGTCATCGCGGGGTCTCCGCCTTCCTCGTCCCCGCCGACGCCCCCGGCCTCACCCGCCGCGAGATCCACGGCAAGCTCGGCCTGCGCGGCCAGGCCACTGCCGAGCTCGCCCTCGACGGGGTCCGCGTGCCCGTCTCCGCGATGCTCGGCCCCGAGGGCAAGGGCTTCTCGGTCGCCATGTCGACCCTCGCCAAGGGCCGGATGTCGGTCGCCGCGGGCTGCGTCGGCATCGCCCAGGCGGCCCTGGACGCGGCCGTCTCGTACGCCGCCCAGCGCGAGCAGTTCGGCAAGCCGATCGCCCACCACCAGCTGGTCCAGGAGCTGATCGCCGACATCTCGGTCGACGTCGACGCCGCCCGCCTGCTGACCTGGCGGGTCGCGGACCTCATCGACCGCGGGCAGCCCTTCGCCACCGAGTCCTCCACCGCGAAGCTCTTCGCCTCCGAGGCCGCCGTCCGCGCCGCGAGCAACGCCCTCCAGGTGCACGGCGGTTACGGCTACATCGACGAGTACCCGGCCGGGAAACTGCTCCGCGACGCCCGCGTGATGACCCTCTACGAGGGCACCAGCCAGATCCAGAAGCTGCTCATAGGCCGTGCCCGCACGGGGGTTTCCGCCTTCTGA
- a CDS encoding YiaA/YiaB family inner membrane protein has translation MNETPVKQQNTGAYYGQAVASFGVAISAVALGIYNLQVDGWVRAFLGIAVLYLTTSAFTLAKVIRDRQEATRIVSRVDQARMEKIMAEYDPFTPK, from the coding sequence ATGAACGAGACACCGGTCAAGCAGCAGAACACGGGCGCGTACTACGGCCAGGCCGTCGCCTCCTTCGGCGTCGCCATCAGCGCCGTGGCCCTCGGGATCTACAACCTGCAGGTCGACGGCTGGGTCCGCGCCTTCCTCGGCATCGCGGTCCTCTACCTGACCACCTCGGCCTTCACCCTCGCCAAGGTGATCCGCGACCGGCAGGAGGCCACGAGGATCGTGAGCCGGGTCGACCAGGCGCGGATGGAGAAGATCATGGCGGAGTACGACCCCTTCACGCCGAAGTAG
- a CDS encoding TetR/AcrR family transcriptional regulator, translated as MDSAAETADGYQPWSEVTPDAARRLLVAAVDAFAERGYHATTTRDIAGRAGMSPAALYIHYKTKEELLHRISRIGHDKALEILTTAADGSGRAAERLDAAVRSFVRWHAAHHTTARVVQYELDALAPEHRSEIVALRRQSDAAVRRILADGVEAGEFDVPDVPGTTLAVLSLCIDVARWFSVSGHRTPDEVGALYADLVLRMVGARPQK; from the coding sequence ATGGACAGCGCGGCGGAGACGGCCGACGGCTACCAGCCGTGGTCCGAGGTCACCCCGGACGCCGCGCGGCGGCTGCTCGTCGCCGCCGTCGACGCCTTCGCGGAGCGCGGGTACCACGCGACCACCACACGTGACATCGCGGGCCGCGCCGGGATGAGCCCGGCCGCCCTCTACATCCACTACAAGACCAAGGAAGAGCTGCTCCACCGGATCAGCCGGATCGGCCACGACAAGGCCCTGGAGATCCTCACCACCGCGGCCGACGGCTCCGGCCGCGCCGCCGAACGGCTCGACGCCGCCGTACGGTCCTTCGTGCGGTGGCACGCGGCACACCACACCACCGCGCGGGTGGTCCAGTACGAGCTCGATGCTCTCGCTCCGGAGCACCGCTCCGAAATCGTGGCACTGCGCCGGCAGAGCGACGCCGCCGTACGCCGCATCCTCGCCGACGGGGTCGAGGCGGGCGAGTTCGACGTCCCCGACGTGCCCGGCACCACCCTCGCCGTGCTGTCGCTCTGCATCGACGTGGCCCGCTGGTTCAGCGTGTCCGGGCACCGCACGCCCGACGAGGTCGGCGCGCTCTACGCCGACCTCGTGCTCCGCATGGTGGGCGCGCGGCCCCAGAAGTAA
- a CDS encoding MaoC family dehydratase, with translation MAEPRIFTSAEELHAGTGEPLGPSGWLEVDQKRIDLFADATGDHQWIHVDPVRAAGGPFGSTIAHGYLTLSLLPSLVPQIMRVEGMKMGINYGTNKVRFPAPVPVGSRLRATAVITEVTEAGGGVQVAATVTVEREGGDKPVCVAESVSRYYF, from the coding sequence ATGGCCGAGCCGAGGATCTTCACGTCCGCCGAGGAGCTGCACGCCGGAACGGGCGAGCCGCTCGGGCCCAGCGGGTGGCTGGAGGTGGACCAGAAGCGGATCGACCTCTTCGCGGACGCCACCGGCGACCACCAGTGGATCCATGTGGACCCGGTGCGGGCGGCGGGCGGACCCTTCGGCTCCACGATCGCGCACGGCTATCTGACCCTGTCCCTGCTGCCGAGTCTGGTGCCGCAGATCATGCGGGTCGAAGGCATGAAGATGGGCATCAACTACGGGACGAACAAGGTGCGTTTCCCGGCGCCGGTGCCGGTCGGGTCGCGGCTCCGCGCCACCGCCGTGATCACGGAGGTCACGGAGGCGGGGGGCGGCGTACAGGTCGCGGCGACCGTCACGGTGGAGCGCGAGGGCGGCGACAAGCCGGTGTGCGTGGCGGAGTCGGTGTCCCGCTACTACTTCTGA